Proteins from one Candida orthopsilosis Co 90-125, chromosome 2 draft sequence genomic window:
- a CDS encoding Tco89 protein (similar to S. cerevisiae Tco89p, which is component of the TOR C1 complex that is involved in the regulation of growth and cell wall integrity) — translation MTAEDAGVDRHEGSDHSRSPSVESDSSNSSRGNNKANQNATHLRPSLQGAGRSASSSNISVNTSNLASHRKTHPSRLKSHNRSLSHNKLLNKLSTSTTPASVRPNLNRSKSTDGLTKGGRHTTAIKRNNRSFTKVTGLQPLTKTVSNHSVKSNKSNSSLKGLGGATTTGGIKPSARKGKATLNLDDDDKEYEDVDEPPDEGDVVAAPQPERFDSQETVSTTHSNSDQNIPSLYEQINRILPDPTPQDDVVYDNRPKLDVVEEGKAIDEKTANKNDSKRPDLVSSVQSSAEDVTQNNNLYGSSLLLSQSTGIVRKIDPISAKVTEIYPNRHNQNDSQQPESVSGISFKANPMEAVNTNIAKPVTTNQNVSQNNSYQPDQTIFTNLQRTNNQYMQTKQNGERLPDTRPIQNNKSVNPLNNGANNYSEFLRSTSSSSDSQHGPSKNIETRTQQKLWLQRESSLLDVTNMDPARRSNFSNLSLNNLMFSHNYNSSHSSNPNSYQSQHGISSTLGPLTPVTPGPVQGVPGFNNGTITPDRGPSSVNVNGLLHMVQNTHQNSIQSRTEFERLNREYLNVRRHLNPVGESLNRLQSLNGNEGEIKVVKSKKRPESGNTNANTFEEYASSFHARQAETIGTVNKIWQDAILWTLSSSRVGSFSQENITSQQSHPPVHRMSSFGQNSPYTKHGQHQSSRAVKLAQSQSHND, via the coding sequence ATGACAGCAGAGGACGCAGGAGTTGATAGGCATGAAGGATCTGACCATTCAAGATCACCCTCAGTTGAATCTGATAGCTCGAATTCCTCTCGAGGAAACAACAAGGCCAATCAAAATGCAACCCATCTACGACCCTCATTGCAAGGCGCAGGTCGATCAGCATCATCCTCGAATATATCAGTAAATACATCAAACCTTGCATCACACAGAAAAACCCACCCATCAAGGCTCAAATCACATAATAGGTCTTTGTCGCATAACAAATTACTAAACAAATTGTCAACATCCACCACACCAGCATCTGTGAGACCGAATTTGAATCGGTCCAAATCCACTGATGGGTTGACAAAGGGAGGCCGACATACTACTGCTATAAAGAGAAACAATAGATCATTCACGAAAGTGACTGGTTTACAACCCTTGACAAAGACCGTATCCAACCACTCAGttaaatcaaacaagtcGAACTCATCGCTTAAAGGATTAGGCGGGGCGACAACTACAGGAGGGATTAAACCTAGTGCACGTAAGGGAAAGGcaactttgaatttggatgatgatgataaagagtatgaagatgttgatgagCCTCCTGATGAAGGCGATGTAGTTGCTGCACCACAACCCGAAAGATTTGACAGTCAGGAAACAGTGTCCACTACGCACCTGAATTCTGATCAAAACATTCCCAGTTTGTATGAGCAAATCAACAGAATTCTTCCTGACCCTACGCCTCAAGACGATGTCGTTTATGATAATCGCCCCAAACTTGATGTCGTGGAAGAGGGCAAGGCTATTGATGAGAAGACggcaaacaaaaatgattcaaaGAGACCTGATCTTGTCTCATCAGTACAGAGCTCAGCTGAAGATGTGactcaaaacaacaatctcTATGGAAGTTCATTACTTCTTTCACAATCAACAGGGATAGTTAGAAAAATCGATCCAATAAGTGCAAAAGTTACTGAGATTTATCCCAATAGACATAATCAAAACGATTCACAGCAACCAGAGTCTGTTAGTGGCATTTCCTTTAAAGCTAACCCTATGGAAGCGGTCAACACTAACATTGCCAAACCAGTGACCACGAATCAAAATGTCAGCCAGAACAATTCGTACCAACCTGATCAAACcattttcaccaatttgCAAAGAACGAATAATCAATATATGCAGACAAAGCAAAACGGCGAGCGCTTGCCTGATACACGCCCtattcaaaacaataaaagCGTGAACCCACTAAACAATGGTGCTAACAACTACAGTGAGTTCCTTCGAAGtacatcatcttcatcggATCTGCAGCATGGACCTTCAAAGAATATTGAGACTAGAACACAGCAAAAGCTCTGGCTACAAAGGGAGAGTTCACTTTTGGATGTCACAAATATGGACCCCGCAAGAAGGTCtaatttttccaacttaTCCTTGAATAATTTAATGTTTTCACATAATTACAATCTGAGCCATTCAAGTAATCCTAATTCGTATCAAAGTCAGCATGGCATATCCTCAACCCTAGGACCATTAACACCTGTCACCCCAGGACCAGTACAAGGTGTACCTGGTTTCAACAACGGAACAATTACTCCAGATAGAGGCCCATCTTCAGTCAATGTAAATGGATTACTTCATATGGTGCAAAACACtcatcaaaattcaattcaatcgAGAACTGAGTTTGAGAGGCTCAACAGGGAGTACCTAAATGTGAGAAGGCATTTAAATCCTGTCGGGGAGAGTTTAAACAGACTTCAAAGTTTAAATGGTAACGAAGGCGAGATTAAAGTTGTAAAGTCGAAAAAGCGTCCCGAGAGTGGCAATACTAACGCAAATACATTTGAGGAATATGCATCATCATTCCACGCAAGACAAGCAGAGACTATAGGAACAGTCAACAAGATTTGGCAGGATGCTATTTTGTGGACCTTGTCATCTTCCAGAGTAGGATCTTTCTCACAAGAGAACATTACAAGCCAACAACTGCATCCACCAGTTCATAGAATGTCTTCTTTTGGTCAAAATTCACCCTACACTAAACATGGTCAGCACCAATCTAGCCGAGCTGTAAAACTTGCTCAAAGCCAGTCACATAACGATTAA